In Halogeometricum sp. S1BR25-6, a single genomic region encodes these proteins:
- a CDS encoding 2,3,4,5-tetrahydropyridine-2,6-dicarboxylate N-succinyltransferase, whose amino-acid sequence MSIQTEIDDLWQRYQDDELSADTAGSETLATLDAFLVALEQGEERAAEPVGGSGPDGWTVNEWVKRGILLNFGLRETTAREYGGVRYYDVLPLRQTTDLGQRGTRNTPDGTTIRRGAYLGSDCIMMSPSFVNVGAHVDDGTLVDSCDTVGSCAQLGKNVKLGANTLIGGVLEPVEDAPVIVEDGVSLGAGCRVTSGFHVGENTVVGENTLLSPRIPVYDLVEEEVLYGHLPSDRRAFTRYVESSLGDHDLFEGGAYKPAVVALDIEEDTLDSTRREEALRE is encoded by the coding sequence ATGAGCATCCAGACCGAAATCGACGACCTGTGGCAGCGATACCAAGACGACGAACTCTCCGCGGACACCGCCGGCTCCGAGACGCTGGCGACGCTCGACGCGTTCCTCGTCGCCCTCGAACAGGGCGAGGAGCGCGCGGCCGAACCCGTGGGCGGGTCCGGCCCGGACGGCTGGACGGTCAACGAGTGGGTCAAGCGCGGCATTCTGCTGAACTTCGGCCTCCGGGAGACGACCGCCCGCGAGTACGGCGGCGTGCGGTACTACGACGTGCTCCCCCTGCGCCAGACGACCGACCTCGGCCAGCGCGGGACGCGGAACACGCCGGACGGGACGACCATCCGCCGGGGCGCGTACCTCGGCTCCGACTGCATCATGATGTCGCCCTCGTTCGTCAACGTCGGCGCGCACGTCGACGACGGCACCCTCGTCGACTCCTGCGACACCGTCGGCTCCTGCGCGCAACTCGGCAAGAACGTCAAACTCGGCGCGAACACGCTGATCGGCGGCGTGCTCGAACCCGTCGAGGACGCCCCCGTCATCGTCGAGGACGGCGTCTCCCTCGGCGCGGGGTGTCGCGTCACCTCAGGGTTCCACGTCGGCGAGAACACCGTCGTCGGCGAGAACACGCTGTTGTCGCCGCGCATCCCCGTGTACGACTTGGTGGAAGAGGAGGTGCTGTACGGCCATCTCCCCTCCGACCGACGCGCGTTCACGCGCTACGTCGAATCCTCACTCGGCGACCACGACCTCTTCGAGGGCGGCGCGTACAAGCCCGCCGTCGTCGCACTCGACATCGAGGAGGACACCCTCGACAGCACCCGGCGCGAGGAGGCGCTTCGGGAATGA
- the lysA gene encoding diaminopimelate decarboxylase codes for MTAEGGDAGRTAGRTAGRTADAENPPVRRLSAWDADGLVALAEEYGTPLYVMDRDRVRQNCARLREAFPDAEVRYAVKAHTGRAVLEAVRESGLAAECASAGEVERALAAGYEGAEIQYTAVNPPARDLDHVVDRWRDHPELTVTVGAADTVDRLRERGFDGRLCIRANPGVGAGHHEKVRTGANAKFGVPYDEVADLAESVAGEFELVGLHAHAGSGISGEDLSNHRELVERMGNLAREVESRVGPLEFVDVGGGFGVPYREEEPPLDLESVADATREALGDVSGTLAVEPGRYVVADAGVLLARVNTVKQAADATVVGVDAGMTTLLRPAMYDAYHEIRNISSDDNDEAISATVAGPICESADVLCENRSLANPRRGAYLAVGNAGAYGYEMASTYNSRPRPAEVALDGGKARLVRRRETLTDLTELEQ; via the coding sequence ATGACGGCCGAAGGGGGCGACGCGGGCAGGACCGCGGGCAGGACCGCGGGCCGGACGGCGGACGCCGAGAACCCGCCGGTCCGGCGCCTCTCTGCGTGGGACGCCGACGGACTCGTCGCCCTCGCCGAGGAGTACGGCACGCCCCTGTACGTGATGGACCGCGACCGCGTTCGGCAGAACTGCGCGCGCCTCCGCGAGGCGTTCCCCGACGCGGAGGTTCGTTACGCGGTGAAGGCCCACACGGGCCGTGCGGTGCTCGAAGCGGTCCGCGAGTCCGGCCTCGCGGCCGAGTGCGCCTCCGCGGGCGAGGTCGAACGCGCCCTCGCCGCCGGCTACGAGGGGGCCGAGATACAGTACACGGCGGTGAACCCGCCCGCCCGCGATTTGGACCACGTCGTCGACCGCTGGCGCGACCACCCGGAGCTGACCGTCACCGTCGGCGCCGCCGACACCGTCGACCGCCTGCGCGAACGCGGGTTCGACGGCCGCCTCTGCATTCGCGCGAATCCGGGCGTCGGCGCGGGTCACCACGAGAAGGTCCGCACGGGCGCGAACGCGAAGTTCGGCGTCCCGTACGACGAGGTGGCCGACCTCGCCGAGTCCGTCGCCGGCGAGTTCGAACTCGTCGGCCTGCACGCCCACGCCGGGAGCGGCATCTCGGGCGAGGACCTCTCGAACCACCGCGAACTCGTCGAGCGGATGGGTAATCTCGCCCGCGAGGTGGAATCGCGCGTCGGTCCCCTGGAGTTCGTCGACGTGGGCGGCGGATTCGGCGTTCCGTACCGAGAGGAGGAACCGCCCCTCGACTTGGAGAGCGTGGCCGACGCGACGCGCGAGGCACTCGGCGACGTGTCGGGGACGCTCGCGGTCGAACCCGGCCGGTACGTCGTCGCGGACGCCGGCGTCCTCCTCGCGCGGGTCAACACCGTCAAGCAGGCGGCCGACGCCACCGTCGTCGGCGTCGACGCCGGGATGACCACCTTACTCCGCCCGGCGATGTACGACGCCTACCACGAGATCCGAAACATATCATCTGACGACAACGATGAGGCGATATCTGCCACGGTCGCGGGCCCTATCTGTGAGTCCGCCGACGTCCTGTGTGAGAACAGGTCCCTTGCGAACCCCCGACGGGGAGCGTATCTCGCCGTCGGAAACGCGGGGGCCTACGGATACGAGATGGCGAGCACCTACAATTCGCGGCCGAGACCGGCCGAAGTCGCGCTCGACGGCGGGAAGGCCCGCCTCGTGCGACGGCGCGAGACCCTGACTGACCTCACGGAGCTAGAACAATGA